In Streptomyces sp. NBC_00091, the following proteins share a genomic window:
- a CDS encoding rod shape-determining protein — protein sequence MSFIGRDMAIDLGTANTLVYVRGRGIVLNEPSVVAINTNTGGILAVGSEAKKMIGRTPGNIVAVRPLKDGVIADFEITERMLRYFILKIHKRRYLARPRVVVCVPSGITGVERRAVIEASTQAGARQVHIIEEPMAAAIGSGLPVHEATGNMVVDIGGGTTEVAVISLGGIVTAQSIRVAGDELDNAIIQHIKKEYSLLLGERTAEQIKITIGSAYDLDKDEHTEIRGRDLVSGLPKTVVISAAEVRKAIEEPVNSIVDAVKTTLDKCPPELSGDIMDRGIVLTGGGALLRGLDERLRRETGMPIHIAEDPLDSVALGSGKCVEEFEALQQVLDAQPRR from the coding sequence ATGTCGTTCATCGGCCGTGACATGGCGATCGACCTCGGGACCGCCAACACGCTGGTGTACGTGAGGGGCCGGGGAATCGTCCTGAACGAGCCGTCCGTGGTCGCCATCAACACGAACACCGGTGGCATCCTGGCGGTCGGTTCCGAGGCGAAGAAGATGATCGGCCGGACGCCCGGCAACATCGTCGCCGTACGCCCCCTCAAGGACGGCGTGATCGCCGACTTCGAGATCACCGAGCGCATGCTCCGTTACTTCATCCTCAAGATCCACAAGCGTCGCTACCTGGCGCGCCCGCGCGTCGTGGTCTGCGTTCCCTCCGGCATCACGGGAGTGGAGCGGCGCGCCGTCATCGAGGCGTCCACGCAGGCCGGCGCCCGCCAGGTGCACATCATCGAGGAGCCCATGGCCGCCGCCATCGGCTCGGGCCTGCCCGTCCACGAGGCCACCGGCAACATGGTCGTGGACATCGGCGGCGGCACCACCGAGGTCGCCGTCATCTCCCTCGGCGGAATCGTCACGGCGCAGTCCATCCGGGTGGCCGGCGACGAGCTGGACAACGCGATCATCCAGCACATCAAGAAGGAGTACTCGCTCCTCCTCGGCGAGCGCACCGCCGAGCAGATCAAGATCACCATCGGGTCGGCGTACGACCTCGACAAGGACGAGCACACCGAGATCCGCGGCCGCGACCTCGTCTCCGGCCTCCCGAAGACCGTGGTCATCTCCGCCGCCGAGGTGCGCAAGGCCATCGAGGAGCCGGTCAACTCCATCGTCGACGCCGTCAAGACCACCCTCGACAAGTGCCCGCCGGAGCTCTCCGGCGACATCATGGACCGCGGCATCGTGCTCACCGGCGGCGGCGCCCTGCTGCGCGGCCTCGACGAGCGGCTGCGCCGTGAGACCGGCATGCCCATCCACATCGCCGAAGACCCCCTCGACTCCGTGGCCCTCGGCTCCGGCAAGTGCGTCGAGGAGTTCGAGGCCCTCCAGCAGGTTCTGGACGCCCAGCCCCGACGGTGA
- the mreC gene encoding rod shape-determining protein MreC — translation MRDTRESRLLLVLLIAIAFALITVDIRAGEESPVDGARKAAAAVFGPVEKGVATAVDPVANAIGAVRDSDARHNRIATLERENTALKSKLGSDDRTRSRIHELDEMLKRAGSGQYGIKGAEVIAIGAAQGFSWTVTIDAGSKDGIERDMSVLNGDGLVGRVTTVGPDTATVLLANDPDFTVGTRLEGTGELGFATGQGDRALSVQMLNGRAKVSPGDRLVTFGSRANKPFVPGVPLGEVVRVDPSGGGLTRTVHVRPFVGFSRLDIVGVVVMPPREDPRDAVLPPKPEPPKPTPTVTVTVTPSPSVSGRPADEEES, via the coding sequence GTGAGGGACACACGAGAGAGCCGGCTGCTCCTGGTGCTGCTGATCGCCATCGCGTTCGCATTGATCACGGTGGACATCAGAGCGGGCGAGGAGTCACCGGTCGACGGTGCCCGGAAGGCCGCGGCAGCGGTCTTCGGCCCTGTCGAGAAGGGCGTCGCGACCGCGGTGGACCCGGTCGCCAACGCCATAGGGGCCGTACGCGACTCCGACGCGCGCCACAACCGGATCGCGACGCTGGAGCGCGAGAACACCGCCCTGAAGTCCAAGCTGGGCAGCGACGACCGGACCCGCAGCCGCATCCACGAGCTCGACGAGATGCTCAAGCGGGCCGGCTCCGGGCAGTACGGCATCAAGGGCGCCGAGGTCATCGCCATAGGAGCGGCCCAGGGCTTCTCCTGGACCGTCACCATCGACGCGGGCAGCAAGGACGGCATCGAGCGCGACATGTCCGTCCTCAACGGGGACGGACTGGTCGGCCGGGTCACCACCGTCGGCCCCGACACCGCCACCGTGCTGCTCGCCAACGACCCCGACTTCACCGTCGGCACCCGGCTGGAAGGCACCGGCGAACTCGGCTTCGCCACCGGCCAGGGCGACCGCGCCCTGTCCGTCCAGATGCTCAACGGCCGCGCCAAGGTCAGCCCCGGCGACCGCCTGGTCACCTTCGGCTCCCGCGCCAACAAGCCCTTCGTGCCCGGCGTCCCGCTCGGCGAGGTGGTCCGCGTCGACCCCTCCGGCGGTGGCCTCACCCGCACCGTGCACGTCCGGCCGTTCGTCGGCTTCTCCCGCCTCGACATCGTCGGCGTGGTCGTGATGCCGCCGCGCGAGGACCCGCGCGACGCCGTCCTGCCGCCCAAGCCCGAGCCCCCGAAGCCCACGCCGACGGTCACCGTCACGGTCACGCCCTCCCCGAGCGTC